One Dermacentor silvarum isolate Dsil-2018 chromosome 10, BIME_Dsil_1.4, whole genome shotgun sequence genomic window carries:
- the LOC119431912 gene encoding zinc finger protein 239-like, translated as MGRPKKIRTPEEEAAHLEGRRAAKRESARRRRADPEYRAEAAAEKRRRRVEDPEFRERERESLRLSIQRRRNKLGLTNTMSLGECITLAKAGCPVPSKVVGQVEVGTQCSLPLTDKSVGCSFKAGSESRSMQTVETVDQSSFTSGRHHDFSPTAKHKELQQSRLNDCDGCDYATTSQSTLVIHKCKHTGSLPLGPQELYRSLVSANGLQHSCRLCHYKTKKKTSMTAHVRTHSGERPFKCHLCPKVFTVGSALKRHVYSHTGERPHLCHLCPEAFPESYHLTRHLRCHTGERPYHCHLCPEAFTQASNLTRHLRCHTGKRPFSCVHCGASFSQKSHLSSHTYFHAGKKS; from the exons atGGGAcggccaaagaagatccggacacctgaagaagaagccgctcatcttgaagggcgtcgtgcggccaagcgagaatctgcgcgtcggcggcgagccgatccggaataccgtgccgaagctgcagccgagaagaggcgtcgtcgagtcgaagatcccgagtttcgagaacgagaacgcgagagtctgcgtttgagtatccagcgtcgtcggaataagctag GCCTCACAAACACAATGAGCCTTGGTGAATGCATCACTCTTGCCAAAGCGGGATGCCCCGTCCCTTCCAAGGTCGTTGGTCAGGTCGAGGTTGGCACGCAGTGCAGCTTGCCTCTGACTGACAAGTCTGTTGGGTGCTCCTTCAAAGCAGGCAGCGAGTCCAGGAGCATGCAGACTGTAGAGACTGTGGATCAGTCAAGCTTCACCTCAG GGAGGCATCACGACTTCTCACCAACAGCCAAGCATAAGGAGCTGCAGCAGAGCCGCCTCAACGATTGTGACGGTTGTGACTATGCGACTACCAGCCAGTCCACTCTCGTTATACACAAGTGCAAGCACACTG GTTCCTTGCCTTTGGGGCCCCAAGAGCTGTACCGGTCGCTTGTGTCTGCAAATGGCTTGCAGCATTCCTGCCGGCTGTGCCACTACAAGACCAAGAAAAAGACGAGCATGACAGCTCACGTGCGCACACACTCAGGCGAACGTCCCTTCAAGTGCCACCTCTGCCCGAAAGTGTTCACGGTGGGTTCTGCCCTCAAGCGACATGTGTACAGCCACACAGGAGAGCGCCCCCACCTGTGCCACTTGTGTCCGGAAGCATTCCCTGAGAGTTACCACCTGACACGCCATCTGCGCTGCCACACGGGAGAGCGCCCCTACCACTGCCACCTTTGCCCGGAAGCATTCACTCAGGCTTCCAACCTGACACGCCATCTGCGCTGCCACACAGGAAAGCGTCCCTTTTCCTGTGTGCACTGTGGTGCATCCTTTTCGCAGAAGAGCCATCTGTCCAGCCACACGTACTTTCATGCAGGGAAGAAGTCCTAA